The Oncorhynchus mykiss isolate Arlee chromosome 28, USDA_OmykA_1.1, whole genome shotgun sequence genome includes a window with the following:
- the LOC110508827 gene encoding proenkephalin-A-like — translation MAVPGNSLWILLFGAYFALTVGADCEKDCALCLNRLRGHQTAITTLTCSIECEGSLDTTKLRLCRDVLLEEVDDIKQEEVQGQQHQLAKKYGGFMKRYGGFMIRRRSPVEGRVQGGENSPVAEEEDISLEILKILNAEAEGQRDEEVAKRYGGYVRRGGDLGGLEGVGRPLKKRYGGFMRRVGRPEWLEDQKNQGGLLKRSWEGEQGDSPLAEIQKRYGGFMD, via the exons ATGGCTGTGCCGGGGAACTCACTATGGATACTGCTTTTCGGTGCGTATTTTGCGCTGACGGTCGGAGCAGACTGCGAGAAGGACTGTGCGCTCTGCCTCAACCGTCTACGGGGGCATCAGACGGCGATTACCACTCTG ACATGCTCAATAGAATGTGAGGGCAGCCTGGACACCACGAAGCTCCGCCTCTGCCGAGACGTCCTATTGGAGGAGGTAGATGACATCAAACAGGAAGAGGTGCAGGGTCAGCAGCACCAACTGGCCAAGAAGTATGGCGGCTTCATGAAGCGCTACGGGGGGTTCATGATCAGGAGGCGCTCACCCGTAGAGGggcgagtgcagggaggagaaaaCAGCCCGGTGGCTGAGGAAGAGGACATCAGTCTGGAGATCCTGAAGATTCTGAATGCAGAGGCTGAGGGCCAGAGGGATGAGGAAGTGGCCAAGCGCTATGGGGGGTACGTGAGAAGAGGGGGGGACTTGGGGGGCCTGGAGGGGGTGGGCAGGCCATTGAAGAAGCGCTACGGGGGCTTCATGAGAAGGGTGGGAAGGCCTGAGTGGCTGGAGGATCAGAAGAACCAGGGGGGTCTCCTGAAGCGCTCCTGGGAGGGGGAGCAGGGTGACTCCCCCCTGGCTGAAATACAGAAGAGATATGGAGGATTCATGGACTAG